A stretch of Chroicocephalus ridibundus chromosome 24, bChrRid1.1, whole genome shotgun sequence DNA encodes these proteins:
- the MYG1 gene encoding MYG1 exonuclease: MRSAARAARLMAAAVGAGSGAGSGPKRPRPEPAPRIGTHDGTFHCDEVLACYLLRLLPRYRDAEVVRTRDPQRLAQCDVVVDVGGEYDPERHRYDHHQRSFTQSMRSLRPDKPWTTKLSSAGLVYCHFGSQILAGLLGQPEDGPVVTALYDKLYENFVEEIDAIDNGIAQAEGEPRYALTTTLSARVGHLNPRWNDPDQDTEAGFKRAMELVGGEFMDRLDYYHRAWLPARALVEEAVRRRFEVDASGAVLELPQGGCPWKEHVFRLEQELALPEPLQLVLFPDRGGQWRVQSVPAGPHTFQSRLPLPEPWRGVRDEALSQLTGIPGCVFVHASGFIGGNRTREGALEMARRTLAQRQEGGARSG; the protein is encoded by the exons ATGCGCAgcgccgcgcgcgccgcccgcctcATGGCCGCCGCCGTGGGCGCCGGGAGCGGCGCCGGGAGCGGGCCCAAGCGGCCGCGGCCCGAGCCCGCCCCCCGCATCGGCACCCACGACGGTACCTTCCACTGCGACGAGGTGCTGGCGTGCTACCTGCTGCGCCTCCTGCCCCGCTACCGG GATGCAGAGGTGGTGCGCACCCGGGACCCCCAGCGCCTGGCCCAGTGCGACGTGGTGGTGGATGTAGGGGGCGAGTACGACCCCGAGCGACACCGCTATGACCATCACCAGAG GTCCTTCACGCAGTCCATGCGGAGCCTCCGGCCCGACAAGCCTTGGACGACGAAGCTGAGCAGCGCCGGGTTGGTCTATTGCCATTTCGGCTCCCAAATCCTCGCTGGGCTCCTGGGGCAGCCAGAGGACGGCCCCGTTGTGACAGCGCTCTACGATAAG CTGTATGAGAACTTCGTGGAGGAGATCGACGCCATCGACAACGGCATCGCGCAGGCGGAGGGGGAGCCCCGCTACgccctcaccaccaccctcaGCGCCCGCGTCGGCCACCTGAACCCCCGCTGGAACGACCCCGACCAGGACACCGAG gcGGGGTTCAAGCGGGCGATGGAGCTGGTCGGGGGTGAGTTCATGGACCGGCTCGACTACTACCACCGCGCCTGGCTGCCCGCGCGGGCGCTGGTGGAGGAGGCCGTCCGGCGACGCTTTGAG GTGGACGCCAGCGGGGCGGTGCTGGAGCTGCCGCAGGGCGGCTGCCCCTGGAAGGAGCACGTCTtcaggctggagcaggagctggcgcTGCCCGAACCCCTCCAGCTGGTGCTGTTCCCCGACCGCGGCGGGCAGTGGCGGGTGCAGAGCGTCCCGGCGGGGCCGCACACCTTCCAGAGCCG cctccCTCTCCCCGAGCCCTGGCGTGGGGTGCGGGACGAGGCGCTGTCACAGCTCACCGGCATCCCCGGCTGCGTCTTCGTACACGCCAGCGGCTTCATCGGAGGCAACCGCACGCGGGAGGGGGCCTTGGAAATGGCCCGGCGGACGCTGGCCCAGCGGCAAGAAGGGGGAGCACGGAGCGggtga
- the VDR gene encoding vitamin D3 receptor isoform X2, whose protein sequence is METVAASTSLPDPAGEFDRNVPRICGVCGDRATGFHFNAMTCEGCKGFFRRSMKRKAMFTCPFNGDCKITKDNRRHCQACRLKRCVDIGMMKEFILTDEEVQRKREMILKRKEEEALKESLKPKLSEEQQKVIDILLEAHHKTYDPTYSDFTKFRPPMRSSASSRGAARSSSILTQDLSSEDSTDLFGSDAFSTFPESVEPQMFSNLVLSEENDESSSVNIDFSHLSMLPHLADLVSYSIQKVIGFAKMIPGFRDLTAEDQIALLKSSAIEVIMLRSNQSFTLEDMSWTCGSNDFKYRVSDVTQAGHSMDLLEPLIKFQVGLKKLNLHEEEHVLLMAICILSPDRPGVQDTSLVESLQDRLSEILQTYIRCRHPPPGSRLLYAKMIQKLADLRSLNEEHSKQYRCLSFQPEHSMQLTPLVLEVFGNEIS, encoded by the exons ATGGAGACCGTGGCTGCTAGCACATCGCTTCCCGACCCCGCCGGCGAGTTCGACAGGAACGTGCCCCGCATCTGCGGCGTCTGTGGAGACAGAGCCACTGGCTTTCACTTCAACGCCATGACCTGCGAAGGCTGCAAGGGCTTCTTCAG GAGGAGCATGAAGAGGAAAGCCATGTTCACGTGCCCCTTCAATGGCGACTGCAAAATCACCAAGGACAACCGGCGGCACTGCCAGGCGTGTCGGCTGAAGCGCTGCGTGGACATCGGCATGATGAAGGAGT TCATCCTGACGGACGAGGAGGTTCAGAGGAAGCGCGAGATGATACTGAAGCGCAAGGAGGAGGAAGCCCTCAAGGAGAGCCTGAAGCCCAAACTCTCGGAGGAGCAGCAGAAAGTCATCGACATCCTCCTGGAGGCTCATCACAAAACCTACGACCCCACGTACTCCGACTTCACCAAATTTCGG CCCCCCATGAGAAGCAGCGCTAGCagcaggggggcagcgaggtcctCCTCCATCCTCACCCAGGACTTGTCATCAGAGGACTCCACCGACCTCTTCGGCTCCGATGCCTTCAGCACGTTTCCAG AATCTGTGGAGCCCCAGATGTTTTCGAACCTGGTCCTCTCTGAGGAGAACGACGAGAGCTCCTCCGTGAACATCGACTTCTCCCACCTCTCCATGCTCCCGCACTTGGCCGACCTGGTCAGCTACAGCATACAGAAGGTGATCGGCTTTGCCAAAATGATCCCGGGATTCAG GGACCTGACAGCAGAGGACCAGATCGCCCTGCTGAAATCCAGCGCCATCGAGGTGATCATGCTGCGCTCCAACCAGTCCTTCACCCTCGAGGACATGTCGTGGACCTGCGGCAGCAATGACTTCAAGTACAGGGTCAGCGACGTCACCCAAG ctggccACAGCATGGACCTGCTCGAGCCGCTCATCAAATTCCAGGTTGGCTTGAAGAAGCTGAACCTTCACGAAGAAGAGCACGTGCTCCTCATGGCCATCTGCATCCTGTCCCCAG ATCGCCCCGGCGTGCAGGACACCTCGTTGGTGGAATCCCTCCAGGATCGCCTCTCGGAGATCCTCCAGACCTACATCCGCTGCCGGCACCCTCCTCCCGGCAGCCGCCTGCTTTACGCCAAGATGATCCAGAAGCTGGCGGACCTGCGGAGCCTCAACGAGGAGCACTCCAAGCAGTACCgctgcctctccttccagcccGAGCACAGCATGCAGCTCACCCCCCTGGTGCTCGAGGTCTTCGGCAACGAGATCTCCTGA
- the AAAS gene encoding aladin isoform X1 yields MGTVNGGHPYPPFPPPALLPGQGRTRGGGVSRGGGVGGCVSISQPVCSPPSSARPRSTMCSLGRFPPPPPPGDVTLCEFNNALVCGRLCDQLPLPLQSQLADLPLLNLSKETLKAHGRLEHSARPPFIHHRESLWRSCLGAWRDVGLRGVLKELADAEEEEGLQWLKTGASYVLAVCRWLSSLHGSLFPHLSLASEDMVTAFSQALDWAGCTVRAFAWHPHTSKFAVALLDDSIRVYNSKSATIPSLKHRLQRNVAAMAWKPLCASILAVACQSCVLVWHLDPTSLSTRPSSGCAQVLSYPGHSPVTSLAWAPSGDLLLSASPADTAMLVWDVSTENCVPLQRFGGGGVTYLAWSPDGSKVLAATPSAVFRVWEAQMWMCERWPTIKGRCQTGCWSPDGSRLLFTVLGESVIYSLSFSEYRGEMQGQVGGSKTASIVADLSETTFETLFGEERVGGEVHSMAWDPTGERLAVIIRGHPEAPGSQTVIAVFRTRNSPVFELLPCGFLRGERGAQPQLIAFHPHFKKGALLTVCWSTGKISHVPFFFVSAHVPCASPSPVTASASGWEQPLFSER; encoded by the exons atggggacagtgAATGGGGGACACCCctacccccccttccccccccccgcactccTCCCAGGGCAGGGCCGTacccggggagggggtgtctctcgtggggggggtgtgggggggtgcgtGTCCATCTCTCAGCCCGTCTGttctcccccctcctccgccAGGCCCCGCAGCACCATGTGCTCCCTGGGgcggttcccccccccgccgccccccggggatGTCACCCTCTGCGAGTTCAACAACGCCCTGGTCTGCGGCCGCCTCTGCGACCAGCTCCCGCTGCCCCTCCAGAGCcag CTGGCCGACCTGcccctcctcaacctctccaagGAGACCCTCAAGGCTCACGGCCGGCTGGAGCACAGCGCCCGGCCGCCCTTCATCCACCACCGCGAGTCCCTCTGGAGGAGCTGCCTCGGGGCCTG GCGggacgtggggctgcggggggtgcTGAAAGAGCTCGCCgacgccgaggaggaggagg ggCTGCAGTGGCTGAAGACGGGCGCAAGCTACGTGCTGGCCGTGTGCCGCTGGCTCTCCTCGCTGCAcggctccctcttcccccacctctcc CTGGCCAGCGAAGACATGGTGACGGCCTTCTCCCAGGCGCTGGACTG GGCCGGCTGCACCGTCCGGGCCTTCGCCTGGCACCCCCACACCAGCAAATTTGCCGTGGCTCTTCTGGATGACTCCATTCGGGTCTACAACTCCAAAAG CGCCACCATCCCCTCGCTGAAGCATCGCCTGCAGAGGAACGTGGCCGCCATGGCCTGGAAGCCGCTCTGCGCCTCCATCCTCGCCGTCGCCTGCCAGAGCTGCGTCCTGGTGTGGCACCTGGaccccacctccctctccaccag ACCCTCGTCCGGCTGCGCTCAGGTGCTGTCCTAccccgggcacagccccgtcACCAGCCTGGCGTGGGCTCCCAGCGGGGACCTGCTGCTCTCGGCGTCGCCGGCCGACACGGCCATGCTG GTGTGGGACGTGTCCACCGAGAACTGCGTCCCGCTGCAGCGCTTCGGGGGCGGCGGTGTCACCTACTTGGCTTGGTCGCCCGACGGCAGCAAGGTGCTGGCGGCCACCCCCTCTGCGGTGTTCCG GGTGTGGGAGGCTCAGATGTGGATGTGCGAGCGGTGGCCCACTATCAAAGGACGCTGCCAG ACGGGGTGCTGGAGCCCTGACGGCAGCCGACTGCTCTTCACGGTGCTGGGCGAGTCCGTCATCTACTCCTTGTCCTTCTCGGAGTACCGGG GGGAGATGCAAGGGCAGGTGGGAGGCTCGAAAACGGCTTCTATCGTGGCGGATCTGTCCGAGACCACCTTCGAGACGCTCTTcggggaggagag GGTCGGAGGCGAAGTCCACTCCATGGCGTGGGATCCCACCGGAGAGAGACTGGCGGTGATCATCAGAG GGCATCCCGAGGCGCCCGGCAGCCAGACGGTCATCGCCGTGTTCCGCACCCGCAACAGCCCCGTCTTCGAGCTCCTGCCGTG CGGTTTCCTGCGAGGCGAGCGTGGCGCGCAGCCCCAGCTCATCGCCTTCCACCCCCACTTCAAGAAAGGCGCCCTCCTGACCGTG TGCTGGTCCACGGGGAAGATCAGCCACGTCCCCTTCTTCTTCGTCAGCGCCCACGTCCCCtgcgccagccccagccccgtcaCGGCCAGCGCCAGCGGGTGGGAGCAGCCCCTCTTCTCCGAGCGGTGA
- the AAAS gene encoding aladin isoform X3: MGTVNGGHPYPPFPPPALLPGQGRTRGGGVSRGGGVGGCVSISQPVCSPPSSARPRSTMCSLGRFPPPPPPGDVTLCEFNNALVCGRLCDQLPLPLQSQLADLPLLNLSKETLKAHGRLEHSARPPFIHHRESLWRSCLGAWRDVGLRGVLKELADAEEEEGLQWLKTGASYVLAVCRWLSSLHGSLFPHLSLASEDMVTAFSQALDWAGCTVRAFAWHPHTSKFAVALLDDSIRVYNSKSATIPSLKHRLQRNVAAMAWKPLCASILAVACQSCVLVWHLDPTSLSTRPSSGCAQVLSYPGHSPVTSLAWAPSGDLLLSASPADTAMLVWDVSTENCVPLQRFGGGGVTYLAWSPDGSKVLAATPSAVFRVWEAQMWMCERWPTIKGRCQTGCWSPDGSRLLFTVLGESVIYSLSFSEYRGEMQGQVGGSKTASIVADLSETTFETLFGEERVGGEVHSMAWDPTGERLAVIIRGLPAGCSPSRSIRFPSHVWYPRQTSSGST; this comes from the exons atggggacagtgAATGGGGGACACCCctacccccccttccccccccccgcactccTCCCAGGGCAGGGCCGTacccggggagggggtgtctctcgtggggggggtgtgggggggtgcgtGTCCATCTCTCAGCCCGTCTGttctcccccctcctccgccAGGCCCCGCAGCACCATGTGCTCCCTGGGgcggttcccccccccgccgccccccggggatGTCACCCTCTGCGAGTTCAACAACGCCCTGGTCTGCGGCCGCCTCTGCGACCAGCTCCCGCTGCCCCTCCAGAGCcag CTGGCCGACCTGcccctcctcaacctctccaagGAGACCCTCAAGGCTCACGGCCGGCTGGAGCACAGCGCCCGGCCGCCCTTCATCCACCACCGCGAGTCCCTCTGGAGGAGCTGCCTCGGGGCCTG GCGggacgtggggctgcggggggtgcTGAAAGAGCTCGCCgacgccgaggaggaggagg ggCTGCAGTGGCTGAAGACGGGCGCAAGCTACGTGCTGGCCGTGTGCCGCTGGCTCTCCTCGCTGCAcggctccctcttcccccacctctcc CTGGCCAGCGAAGACATGGTGACGGCCTTCTCCCAGGCGCTGGACTG GGCCGGCTGCACCGTCCGGGCCTTCGCCTGGCACCCCCACACCAGCAAATTTGCCGTGGCTCTTCTGGATGACTCCATTCGGGTCTACAACTCCAAAAG CGCCACCATCCCCTCGCTGAAGCATCGCCTGCAGAGGAACGTGGCCGCCATGGCCTGGAAGCCGCTCTGCGCCTCCATCCTCGCCGTCGCCTGCCAGAGCTGCGTCCTGGTGTGGCACCTGGaccccacctccctctccaccag ACCCTCGTCCGGCTGCGCTCAGGTGCTGTCCTAccccgggcacagccccgtcACCAGCCTGGCGTGGGCTCCCAGCGGGGACCTGCTGCTCTCGGCGTCGCCGGCCGACACGGCCATGCTG GTGTGGGACGTGTCCACCGAGAACTGCGTCCCGCTGCAGCGCTTCGGGGGCGGCGGTGTCACCTACTTGGCTTGGTCGCCCGACGGCAGCAAGGTGCTGGCGGCCACCCCCTCTGCGGTGTTCCG GGTGTGGGAGGCTCAGATGTGGATGTGCGAGCGGTGGCCCACTATCAAAGGACGCTGCCAG ACGGGGTGCTGGAGCCCTGACGGCAGCCGACTGCTCTTCACGGTGCTGGGCGAGTCCGTCATCTACTCCTTGTCCTTCTCGGAGTACCGGG GGGAGATGCAAGGGCAGGTGGGAGGCTCGAAAACGGCTTCTATCGTGGCGGATCTGTCCGAGACCACCTTCGAGACGCTCTTcggggaggagag GGTCGGAGGCGAAGTCCACTCCATGGCGTGGGATCCCACCGGAGAGAGACTGGCGGTGATCATCAGAG GGCTTCCTGCAGGGTGCTCTCCCTCCCGAAGCATCCGCTTCCCCAGTCATGTCTGGTATCCTCGGCAAacttcctcggggagcacttga
- the AAAS gene encoding aladin isoform X2 has product MCSLGRFPPPPPPGDVTLCEFNNALVCGRLCDQLPLPLQSQLADLPLLNLSKETLKAHGRLEHSARPPFIHHRESLWRSCLGAWRDVGLRGVLKELADAEEEEGLQWLKTGASYVLAVCRWLSSLHGSLFPHLSLASEDMVTAFSQALDWAGCTVRAFAWHPHTSKFAVALLDDSIRVYNSKSATIPSLKHRLQRNVAAMAWKPLCASILAVACQSCVLVWHLDPTSLSTRPSSGCAQVLSYPGHSPVTSLAWAPSGDLLLSASPADTAMLVWDVSTENCVPLQRFGGGGVTYLAWSPDGSKVLAATPSAVFRVWEAQMWMCERWPTIKGRCQTGCWSPDGSRLLFTVLGESVIYSLSFSEYRGEMQGQVGGSKTASIVADLSETTFETLFGEERVGGEVHSMAWDPTGERLAVIIRGHPEAPGSQTVIAVFRTRNSPVFELLPCGFLRGERGAQPQLIAFHPHFKKGALLTVCWSTGKISHVPFFFVSAHVPCASPSPVTASASGWEQPLFSER; this is encoded by the exons ATGTGCTCCCTGGGgcggttcccccccccgccgccccccggggatGTCACCCTCTGCGAGTTCAACAACGCCCTGGTCTGCGGCCGCCTCTGCGACCAGCTCCCGCTGCCCCTCCAGAGCcag CTGGCCGACCTGcccctcctcaacctctccaagGAGACCCTCAAGGCTCACGGCCGGCTGGAGCACAGCGCCCGGCCGCCCTTCATCCACCACCGCGAGTCCCTCTGGAGGAGCTGCCTCGGGGCCTG GCGggacgtggggctgcggggggtgcTGAAAGAGCTCGCCgacgccgaggaggaggagg ggCTGCAGTGGCTGAAGACGGGCGCAAGCTACGTGCTGGCCGTGTGCCGCTGGCTCTCCTCGCTGCAcggctccctcttcccccacctctcc CTGGCCAGCGAAGACATGGTGACGGCCTTCTCCCAGGCGCTGGACTG GGCCGGCTGCACCGTCCGGGCCTTCGCCTGGCACCCCCACACCAGCAAATTTGCCGTGGCTCTTCTGGATGACTCCATTCGGGTCTACAACTCCAAAAG CGCCACCATCCCCTCGCTGAAGCATCGCCTGCAGAGGAACGTGGCCGCCATGGCCTGGAAGCCGCTCTGCGCCTCCATCCTCGCCGTCGCCTGCCAGAGCTGCGTCCTGGTGTGGCACCTGGaccccacctccctctccaccag ACCCTCGTCCGGCTGCGCTCAGGTGCTGTCCTAccccgggcacagccccgtcACCAGCCTGGCGTGGGCTCCCAGCGGGGACCTGCTGCTCTCGGCGTCGCCGGCCGACACGGCCATGCTG GTGTGGGACGTGTCCACCGAGAACTGCGTCCCGCTGCAGCGCTTCGGGGGCGGCGGTGTCACCTACTTGGCTTGGTCGCCCGACGGCAGCAAGGTGCTGGCGGCCACCCCCTCTGCGGTGTTCCG GGTGTGGGAGGCTCAGATGTGGATGTGCGAGCGGTGGCCCACTATCAAAGGACGCTGCCAG ACGGGGTGCTGGAGCCCTGACGGCAGCCGACTGCTCTTCACGGTGCTGGGCGAGTCCGTCATCTACTCCTTGTCCTTCTCGGAGTACCGGG GGGAGATGCAAGGGCAGGTGGGAGGCTCGAAAACGGCTTCTATCGTGGCGGATCTGTCCGAGACCACCTTCGAGACGCTCTTcggggaggagag GGTCGGAGGCGAAGTCCACTCCATGGCGTGGGATCCCACCGGAGAGAGACTGGCGGTGATCATCAGAG GGCATCCCGAGGCGCCCGGCAGCCAGACGGTCATCGCCGTGTTCCGCACCCGCAACAGCCCCGTCTTCGAGCTCCTGCCGTG CGGTTTCCTGCGAGGCGAGCGTGGCGCGCAGCCCCAGCTCATCGCCTTCCACCCCCACTTCAAGAAAGGCGCCCTCCTGACCGTG TGCTGGTCCACGGGGAAGATCAGCCACGTCCCCTTCTTCTTCGTCAGCGCCCACGTCCCCtgcgccagccccagccccgtcaCGGCCAGCGCCAGCGGGTGGGAGCAGCCCCTCTTCTCCGAGCGGTGA
- the VDR gene encoding vitamin D3 receptor isoform X1, translating into MSQLQSSWEMHQQSVAYLPDTDMETVAASTSLPDPAGEFDRNVPRICGVCGDRATGFHFNAMTCEGCKGFFRRSMKRKAMFTCPFNGDCKITKDNRRHCQACRLKRCVDIGMMKEFILTDEEVQRKREMILKRKEEEALKESLKPKLSEEQQKVIDILLEAHHKTYDPTYSDFTKFRPPMRSSASSRGAARSSSILTQDLSSEDSTDLFGSDAFSTFPESVEPQMFSNLVLSEENDESSSVNIDFSHLSMLPHLADLVSYSIQKVIGFAKMIPGFRDLTAEDQIALLKSSAIEVIMLRSNQSFTLEDMSWTCGSNDFKYRVSDVTQAGHSMDLLEPLIKFQVGLKKLNLHEEEHVLLMAICILSPDRPGVQDTSLVESLQDRLSEILQTYIRCRHPPPGSRLLYAKMIQKLADLRSLNEEHSKQYRCLSFQPEHSMQLTPLVLEVFGNEIS; encoded by the exons ATGTCCCAGCTCCAGAGCTCCTGGGAAATGCACCAGCAGAGCGTGGCGTATCTTCCAGATACAG ACATGGAGACCGTGGCTGCTAGCACATCGCTTCCCGACCCCGCCGGCGAGTTCGACAGGAACGTGCCCCGCATCTGCGGCGTCTGTGGAGACAGAGCCACTGGCTTTCACTTCAACGCCATGACCTGCGAAGGCTGCAAGGGCTTCTTCAG GAGGAGCATGAAGAGGAAAGCCATGTTCACGTGCCCCTTCAATGGCGACTGCAAAATCACCAAGGACAACCGGCGGCACTGCCAGGCGTGTCGGCTGAAGCGCTGCGTGGACATCGGCATGATGAAGGAGT TCATCCTGACGGACGAGGAGGTTCAGAGGAAGCGCGAGATGATACTGAAGCGCAAGGAGGAGGAAGCCCTCAAGGAGAGCCTGAAGCCCAAACTCTCGGAGGAGCAGCAGAAAGTCATCGACATCCTCCTGGAGGCTCATCACAAAACCTACGACCCCACGTACTCCGACTTCACCAAATTTCGG CCCCCCATGAGAAGCAGCGCTAGCagcaggggggcagcgaggtcctCCTCCATCCTCACCCAGGACTTGTCATCAGAGGACTCCACCGACCTCTTCGGCTCCGATGCCTTCAGCACGTTTCCAG AATCTGTGGAGCCCCAGATGTTTTCGAACCTGGTCCTCTCTGAGGAGAACGACGAGAGCTCCTCCGTGAACATCGACTTCTCCCACCTCTCCATGCTCCCGCACTTGGCCGACCTGGTCAGCTACAGCATACAGAAGGTGATCGGCTTTGCCAAAATGATCCCGGGATTCAG GGACCTGACAGCAGAGGACCAGATCGCCCTGCTGAAATCCAGCGCCATCGAGGTGATCATGCTGCGCTCCAACCAGTCCTTCACCCTCGAGGACATGTCGTGGACCTGCGGCAGCAATGACTTCAAGTACAGGGTCAGCGACGTCACCCAAG ctggccACAGCATGGACCTGCTCGAGCCGCTCATCAAATTCCAGGTTGGCTTGAAGAAGCTGAACCTTCACGAAGAAGAGCACGTGCTCCTCATGGCCATCTGCATCCTGTCCCCAG ATCGCCCCGGCGTGCAGGACACCTCGTTGGTGGAATCCCTCCAGGATCGCCTCTCGGAGATCCTCCAGACCTACATCCGCTGCCGGCACCCTCCTCCCGGCAGCCGCCTGCTTTACGCCAAGATGATCCAGAAGCTGGCGGACCTGCGGAGCCTCAACGAGGAGCACTCCAAGCAGTACCgctgcctctccttccagcccGAGCACAGCATGCAGCTCACCCCCCTGGTGCTCGAGGTCTTCGGCAACGAGATCTCCTGA